GGTTACCTTGAAGAGAGGACCAGGAAATCAACCTCAAGCCCAAGCGGAACCAAGAAATATAATGCCCTGACTGAAAAAGGGTTAAAATACGGCGAGAATGCCGTAAGCCCACAGTGCCAGCGCGAGGTACAGCCTATGTATTATGCCGATTCGTTCAAAGAACTGTTTGAAATGGTGGTTGGCCGGGAGGTGGCATAATGAAACAGAAAACTCCTGATGAAATAGTTCATGGTGTTATTGAATTACAAAAGAATTGCCAAGAAATAAGTGAGGCAGAGTTTAATAATATTGTTGGGGAAGTAATTAGAGAGAATTGCACTGATGATGATTTAACGAATAAGAAATTTTTAACTGTGGTATTTGAACTTATTCATGACAATATTTATGGAATATAAAAAATCACATAATGATTTTATTTAAAAATATGGGTTGTGACTGATAAATTTATTAGTGCACAGCCCATTTAATATGGTCTTAATTTGATATTTGAATTATACATATTCAATAGATGTAGGCTTGCTGATAGATAATAAAAAACGTTAGTCAAATGTTAGTCATTTAGATATTGTCAAATTTATCTATAACTAAATTCATCTTATAAAACAAGAAAAACCCCGTAAAAACGAGGTTTTTATAAAGCTCCCGGGGGGACTCGAACCCCCGACCTACGCATTACGAATGCGTTGCGCTACCAACTGCGCTACGGAAGCAATCCGGTTATAATAATATAAGGTCTGAACCTTTGATAGTATAACAGCTAAATGGTAAAAAATCAACCCCTACTTGAAAAAAAACTTAAATTGCGTAATTATTGCCAAACTCCCCATAAAAAGATATAATTAGTAAAAGATTCCAGGAGAGAGCGCTTATTTATAAGGAGTTTTTTTACACAAAATTGCGGAAAGAGTCAGCCGGAAAACAAGTTCGTTTTTTATAATTAAATATATGTGACCATTGATAAGACTATTATTAATAAAGGAGAAACCCTGTCATTAAGGAGGTCAGGGTGCAGGTGAATGCGATGGAAAAATGGGGTGAAATTAGAAAGCATGTTTATGTCAGCGGACGGGTTCAGGGGGTGGGATTCCGCTTCCGAACCCAGCAGTTTGCCCGGGGCCTTAACCTTACTGGTTGGGTAAGAAACTTAGATGACGGTCGGGTGGAAATGGAGCTGCAGGGGCGGGAAGAAGAAATAGACCGCCTGTTTGACCATTTAAGGCAGGATCGTTACATTATGATTGACAGCTTCCAGGCGGCAGAGATCCCGCCAGTGAAAGAAAGCGGATTCCGGGTAAGGTATTAAGTGAGAAAGATTGACAGCGGCTGCATACCCATGTTATACTACCAACACAACAGAATAGCTCATGAGGGAGTAGTTTGCGCGGACTGCCGCGTGTCAAGTCAACATACTGACCATGATGGTCTGGCTTGTCTTAAAAAACGAGACTCATGTATAGCCCAGGCTATACATAGGTCTTTTTCTTTATATTGGCTCAAGTATAACCTGACAGGGTTGTACGGGAGTCTTTTTTGTTGAATAAACGATTTAGTACGGAGGAAGTAAAATGAACTTAGTTGAACTCTTTATTCTTGCTGTGGGGCTATCTATGGATGCATTTGCCGTGGCGATCTGCACCGGGCTGACAATGAAGAAAACAACCGTAAAAAAGGCAATGATTGTAGGTCTGTACTTTGGTATATTCCAAGCTGTTATGCCGCTTATCGGGTATTTTGCAGCCACATGGTTTGCGGACAAGATTATCTCCTATGACCATTGGATCGCGTTTGCATTGCTCTGCTTTCTTGGCGGTAGAATGATTTTTGAAAGTTTTAAAGGAGGGGGATGTCCTGACAGAGTCTGTCCGGTTGAAACGTGCAAAGACAGAAACTGCCCCGGAGGAAAGCGGCCTGAAAACAAGGAAGCCACTTTAAAGCCCGACGAGATGCTGCCCCTTGCCCTTGCCACGAGTATAGACGCTCTGGCTGTGGGTGTATCCTTTGCCTTCCTTCAGGTCAACATCGTTCCGGCGGTTTCTTTTATCGGGATTACAACATTTGCCTTATCCATGATCGGTGTTAAAATAGGAAATGTATTCGGCACAAGGTTCAAATCGAAAGCGGAGCTGGCCGGAGGTATTATATTAGTATTAATTGGTTTAAAAATATTGCTTGGGCATTTGGGGATTATTCCTTTGTAAAATGTAGCGGGGATATGTATGGATAATGTTTGGAAAAATTATCGCACATAGAAATGGGATATGTTACCATAGTCACATAGAACAATCGAGTTAATGCAAAAGCGTTGGCTTTCCATCATACATAGATGGGAGGTGGTGCGGATGAAATATGAATTTAAAGACCTTATGGTCTTTGGTATGTTCTTTTAAATTAGAAGAATTTTAAGAAGTATCAACAATACTTGAAGAGCAAAACATGTCCTTGTCGGAATTAAAAAAATCACTTTTTTCGTTGGGTGTTCTCTCTAATTATGATACGCTCACAAGCTGCAGCTCATTAAGTTTAAATATTGTAAATGGCGGGTTCGAATACCGGAAACCCGCCACTTTATATTAACTAGCAATCCCACTTATTTTCGCATCTTTCTTCATTTCTTCCGCAGCATGGTGCACAATTGCATCCATCACGAAATCCTTCACAATAGCATCTTCTTCTTTCTTCCGCGCAAGGATCAACGCGCTCGCATTCGCATTTACATTCACATCTGCATCTACAATTATTTCTGCCATCAAAGTTAGAGCAACCCATAACATAATACCTCAATATCGTTATTTACAGTATATTATATGGGACGGATAGACGAGATGTGCATTTTTTAGAATGATTAATTCGCTCTCTACCCTGCCAGCTAATACCTAATATCAACTACCAAAAATTTCCATAATGCTTGTAAAAAATAGCTGGTAAAACTTTATATTAAATTATAGAAGATTTCATTGTGAATAAAAAAGGTAAAATAATTAACAAAAGAAGTATTATAATAGACTTGTA
This genomic stretch from Lacrimispora sphenoides harbors:
- a CDS encoding manganese efflux pump MntP, whose amino-acid sequence is MNLVELFILAVGLSMDAFAVAICTGLTMKKTTVKKAMIVGLYFGIFQAVMPLIGYFAATWFADKIISYDHWIAFALLCFLGGRMIFESFKGGGCPDRVCPVETCKDRNCPGGKRPENKEATLKPDEMLPLALATSIDALAVGVSFAFLQVNIVPAVSFIGITTFALSMIGVKIGNVFGTRFKSKAELAGGIILVLIGLKILLGHLGIIPL